Proteins from one Penaeus monodon isolate SGIC_2016 chromosome 39, NSTDA_Pmon_1, whole genome shotgun sequence genomic window:
- the LOC119597603 gene encoding LOW QUALITY PROTEIN: ubiquitin carboxyl-terminal hydrolase isozyme L3-like (The sequence of the model RefSeq protein was modified relative to this genomic sequence to represent the inferred CDS: deleted 1 base in 1 codon): MVRWLPLESNPAVMNKFMAGLGVPGAWACTDVYGLDDELLAMVPQPVLSLILLHPINDKEEEFKAQEEEKINADGQEVSDSLYFMKQCVGNACGTVALIHAIANNQGKIELEDGPLKEFLEKTKDMAPDEKGTALENDEGISKAHEESAQEGQTEAPDRDTKLDMHFVAFVEVDGNLYELDGRKKFPINHGATSADTILKDAASACRKFIERDPEEARFALVALASAAE, encoded by the exons ATGGTTCGCTGGCTGCCTCTGGAATCCAACCCCGCG GTGATGAACAAG tTCATGGCCGGTCTGGGCGTCCCCGGGGCGTGGGCGTGCACTGACGTCTACGGGCTGGACGACGAGCTGCTGGCCATGGTGCCCCAGCCCGTGCTGTCGCTCATCCTCCTGCACCCCATCAACGACAAG GAGGAAGAGTTCAAGgctcaggaggaggagaagatcaACGCCGACGGCCAGGAGGTGTCAGACAGCCTGTACTTCATGAAGCAGTGCGTCGGGAACGCGTGCGGCACCGTGGCTCTCATCCACGCCATCGCCAACAACCAGGGGAA aaTCGAGTTGGAGGACGGCCCCCTGAAGGAGTTCCTGGAGAAGACCAAAGACATGGCCCCCGACGAGAAGGGCACGGCGCTCGAGAACGACGAAGGCATCTCCAAGGCGCACGAGGAGTCGGCGCAGGAGGGGCAGACGGAG gCTCCCGAT CGCGATACCAAGCTAGACATGCACTTCGTTGCTTTTGTGGAAGTCGATGGTAATCTGTATGAATTAG ATGGCCGCAAGAAGTTCCCAATTAACCACGGCGCCACTTCAGCAGACACAATCCTAAAG gaTGCTGCCAGCGCCTGCCGCAAGTTCATCGAGCGAGACCCCGAGGAGGCCCGCTTCGCCCTCGTCGCCCTCGCCTCCGCGGCCGAGTAG